In one window of Rathayibacter caricis DSM 15933 DNA:
- the rsfS gene encoding ribosome silencing factor: MTATDSARALLDIAATAADSKGGEDLVALDVSGPLPLVDIFLLVTGRSERNVVAIANEVEDRLIASGRKPLRREGRSEGRWILLDFGDLVVHVFHEEDRMYYSLERLWKDCPTVPFTVDQPVPADSSAPSH, encoded by the coding sequence ATGACTGCGACCGATTCCGCCCGCGCCCTGCTCGACATCGCGGCCACAGCCGCCGACTCCAAGGGCGGGGAGGATCTGGTCGCGCTCGACGTGTCGGGCCCGCTGCCGCTGGTCGACATCTTCCTGCTCGTGACCGGGCGCTCCGAGCGCAACGTGGTCGCGATCGCCAACGAGGTCGAGGACCGCCTGATCGCCTCGGGCAGGAAGCCGCTGCGCCGCGAGGGCCGCTCCGAGGGGCGCTGGATCCTGCTCGACTTCGGCGACCTCGTCGTCCACGTCTTCCACGAGGAGGACCGGATGTACTACTCGCTCGAGCGCCTGTGGAAGGACTGCCCGACCGTGCCCTTCACCGTCGACCAGCCCGTGCCCGCCGACTCCTCGGCTCCCTCGCACTGA
- a CDS encoding glutamate-5-semialdehyde dehydrogenase — protein sequence MPQTTLDSTALTERFAASRTASRSLRSATTELKNRALLAIADAVRSGADRIVPANDLDLANGRENGMSTGLQDRLRLDEARLGSLADAVVAVAGLVDPVGQTVRGSNLPNGASLTQVRVPFGVVGAIYEARPNVTIDIAALALKSGNAVILRGGSAAENTNRVLVELLQEAIASVGLPRELVQTVDDHGREGAKALMRARGYVDVLVPRGSAGLIESVVTESTVPVIETGAGVVHVFLDASAHEQWAVDIVHNAKTQRPSTCNALETLLVHRDAAERLLPPVLGRLERAGVTVHGDDRVRALHPSAVAATEEDWSAEYYSLDIAVAIVDDLDAAMAHIARYSTHHTESIVTNDLANAERFLAEVDSAVVMVNASTRFTDGGEFGFGAEVGISTQKLHARGPMGLPELTSTKWLLRGAGQVRA from the coding sequence ATGCCGCAGACGACCCTCGACAGCACCGCTCTGACGGAGCGGTTCGCCGCCTCCCGCACCGCGTCCCGATCCCTCCGGAGTGCGACGACCGAGCTGAAGAACCGCGCGCTCCTCGCGATCGCCGACGCCGTCCGCTCGGGCGCCGACCGCATCGTGCCGGCGAACGACCTCGATCTCGCGAACGGGCGGGAGAACGGGATGAGCACCGGTCTGCAGGACCGCCTCCGCCTCGACGAGGCGCGACTGGGCTCCCTGGCCGACGCCGTCGTCGCCGTCGCCGGTCTCGTCGACCCGGTGGGGCAGACCGTCCGGGGGTCGAACCTGCCCAACGGCGCCTCGCTCACGCAGGTGCGCGTCCCGTTCGGCGTCGTCGGAGCCATCTACGAGGCGCGCCCGAACGTGACGATCGACATCGCCGCGCTCGCGCTCAAGAGCGGCAACGCGGTGATCCTGCGCGGCGGGTCCGCCGCCGAGAACACGAACCGGGTGCTGGTCGAGCTGCTGCAGGAGGCGATCGCCTCCGTCGGACTGCCGCGCGAGCTGGTGCAGACCGTCGACGACCACGGCCGCGAGGGCGCGAAGGCGCTCATGCGCGCCCGGGGCTACGTCGACGTCCTCGTCCCGAGGGGGAGCGCAGGGCTCATCGAGTCCGTCGTCACCGAGTCCACCGTGCCGGTGATCGAGACCGGGGCGGGAGTGGTGCACGTCTTCCTCGACGCCTCGGCCCACGAGCAGTGGGCGGTCGACATCGTGCACAACGCCAAGACGCAGCGTCCGAGCACCTGCAACGCCCTCGAGACCCTGCTGGTGCACCGCGACGCGGCGGAGCGCCTGCTGCCGCCGGTCCTCGGCCGGCTCGAGCGCGCGGGCGTCACGGTCCACGGCGACGACCGCGTCCGCGCGCTGCACCCCTCCGCGGTCGCGGCGACGGAGGAGGACTGGTCGGCCGAGTACTACTCGCTCGACATCGCCGTTGCGATCGTCGACGACCTCGACGCGGCGATGGCCCACATCGCGCGCTACTCCACGCACCACACCGAGTCGATCGTGACCAACGACCTCGCGAACGCCGAGCGGTTCCTCGCCGAGGTCGACTCGGCCGTCGTCATGGTGAACGCGTCGACCCGCTTCACCGACGGAGGCGAGTTCGGCTTCGGGGCCGAGGTCGGCATCTCCACGCAGAAGCTGCACGCGCGCGGGCCGATGGGGTTGCCCGAGCTGACGAGCACCAAATGGCTGCTGCGCGGTGCCGGGCAGGTCCGCGCCTAG
- the obgE gene encoding GTPase ObgE, with protein MVTFVDNVTLHLRAGHGGNGCVSVRREKFKPLAGPDGGNGGHGGDIVLVADPQVTTLLAYHRHPHQSSENGGPGMGDHRAGGNGELLELTVPVGTVVKSPDGEQLIDMDEPGLRFVIAPGGQGGLGNASLATTKRKAPGFALLGTPGWEGDVVLELKTVADVALVGFPSAGKSSLVAAISAAKPKIADYPFTTLAPNLGVVQAGESRYTVADVPGLIEGASEGKGLGLEFLRHVERCTALVHVLDCATLEPGRDPLTDLDVILGELAAYPVGDGQVPLLERPQLIALNKVDVPEAQELAAFVRNDLEARGYRVFEISTVSHKGLRQLTFALAEIVEQHRAELAAAPQVERITIRPRAVDEKDFEIRVEGGSYGNIYRVLGTKPVRWVAQTDFTNDEAVGFLADRLAKLGVENGLFAAGAVAGSTVVIGRGDGVVFDWEPTLTSTAELLTAPRGTDVRLEDNRRKTRNERRDEYFERMDAKAEARAELERERLGGVWRVSDEDDAVDTVEADRED; from the coding sequence ATGGTCACCTTCGTCGACAACGTCACGCTGCACCTGCGTGCCGGCCACGGCGGGAACGGCTGCGTCTCCGTCCGCCGCGAGAAGTTCAAGCCGCTCGCCGGCCCCGACGGCGGGAACGGCGGTCACGGCGGCGACATCGTCCTCGTCGCCGACCCGCAGGTCACGACACTCCTCGCCTACCACCGCCACCCGCACCAGTCCTCCGAGAACGGCGGGCCCGGGATGGGCGACCACCGCGCCGGAGGCAACGGCGAGCTCCTCGAGCTGACCGTCCCGGTCGGCACCGTCGTGAAGTCACCCGACGGCGAGCAGCTCATCGACATGGACGAACCGGGTCTCCGCTTCGTCATCGCTCCTGGCGGTCAGGGCGGTCTGGGCAACGCGTCGCTCGCCACCACGAAGCGCAAGGCCCCCGGGTTCGCGCTGCTCGGCACCCCGGGCTGGGAGGGCGACGTCGTCCTCGAGCTCAAGACCGTCGCCGACGTCGCACTCGTCGGGTTCCCCTCCGCGGGCAAGTCGAGCCTCGTCGCCGCCATCTCGGCCGCGAAGCCGAAGATCGCCGACTACCCCTTCACCACGCTCGCCCCGAACCTCGGCGTCGTGCAGGCGGGGGAGTCGCGCTACACCGTCGCCGACGTCCCCGGCCTGATCGAGGGCGCGAGCGAGGGCAAGGGGCTCGGCCTCGAGTTCCTCCGTCACGTCGAGCGCTGCACGGCGCTCGTGCACGTCCTGGACTGCGCCACTCTCGAGCCGGGTCGCGACCCGCTGACCGACCTCGACGTCATCCTGGGCGAGCTCGCGGCCTACCCCGTCGGCGACGGCCAGGTCCCGCTGCTGGAGCGTCCTCAGCTGATCGCCCTCAACAAGGTCGACGTGCCCGAGGCCCAGGAGCTCGCCGCGTTCGTGCGCAACGACCTCGAAGCGCGCGGCTACCGCGTCTTCGAGATCTCGACCGTCAGCCACAAGGGCCTCCGCCAGCTGACCTTCGCCCTGGCCGAGATCGTCGAGCAGCACCGCGCCGAGCTCGCTGCGGCACCCCAGGTGGAGCGGATCACCATCCGCCCGCGGGCCGTCGACGAGAAGGACTTCGAGATCCGCGTCGAGGGCGGCTCCTACGGCAACATCTACCGGGTGCTGGGCACGAAGCCCGTGCGCTGGGTCGCGCAGACCGACTTCACCAACGACGAGGCCGTCGGCTTCCTCGCCGACCGGCTCGCGAAGCTGGGCGTCGAGAACGGCCTGTTCGCGGCGGGAGCCGTCGCCGGCTCCACCGTCGTCATCGGCCGGGGCGACGGAGTCGTCTTCGACTGGGAGCCGACCCTCACCTCCACGGCGGAGCTCCTCACCGCGCCCCGCGGCACCGATGTGCGGCTCGAGGACAACCGCCGCAAGACGCGCAACGAGCGCCGCGACGAGTACTTCGAGCGGATGGACGCCAAGGCGGAGGCCCGCGCGGAGCTCGAGCGCGAGCGCCTGGGCGGCGTGTGGCGCGTCTCCGACGAGGACGACGCCGTCGACACCGTCGAGGCGGACCGCGAGGACTGA
- the rplU gene encoding 50S ribosomal protein L21: MVYAVVRAGGRQEKVEVGTIVTMDRVKADENGTVQLAAVLLVDGDSITSDASALEKVSVTAEVLEELRGPKIVIQKFKNKTGYKKRQGHRQELTRVKVTGIK, encoded by the coding sequence GTGGTTTACGCAGTTGTGCGCGCCGGCGGTCGGCAGGAGAAGGTCGAGGTCGGCACCATCGTGACGATGGACCGCGTCAAGGCCGACGAGAACGGCACCGTGCAGCTGGCTGCCGTGCTCCTCGTCGACGGAGACTCGATCACCTCGGACGCCTCGGCGCTCGAGAAGGTCTCGGTCACCGCGGAGGTGCTCGAAGAGCTCCGCGGTCCGAAGATCGTCATCCAGAAGTTCAAGAACAAGACCGGCTACAAGAAGCGCCAGGGGCACCGTCAGGAGCTCACGCGCGTGAAGGTCACTGGCATCAAGTAA
- a CDS encoding acetolactate decarboxylase, whose amino-acid sequence MPTPTAPRGLITQFSLVDALLAGLFDGVVTRAEVDAAGDFGLGCGDRMDGELVILDGVHRVFRGDGSVAVLAPDDRVAFAEVSRFEADVAVPLHDVPSLDGLLVAVRSLVASHNVFLGLRVRGSFDRLTLRQPIAQVKPYLRLADAMHDQRELHLDRVEGTLLGFVAPKAFQGISVAGLHTHFVDVTGTLGGHVLAVSGLAGTLEVEQYGGITVRLPESEDYLAADLDEDAAVSDAAIRAVESDHAR is encoded by the coding sequence ATGCCGACTCCGACCGCTCCGCGCGGCCTCATCACGCAGTTCTCCCTCGTCGACGCCCTGCTCGCCGGTCTCTTCGACGGAGTCGTGACGCGCGCCGAAGTCGACGCCGCCGGCGACTTCGGTCTGGGCTGCGGCGACCGGATGGACGGCGAGCTGGTGATCCTCGACGGCGTCCACCGGGTGTTCCGCGGCGACGGCTCGGTCGCGGTGCTCGCACCGGACGACCGCGTGGCCTTCGCCGAGGTCTCCCGCTTCGAGGCCGATGTCGCGGTCCCTCTGCACGACGTACCGTCGCTGGACGGCCTGCTGGTGGCCGTCCGGAGCCTCGTCGCGAGCCACAACGTCTTCCTCGGCCTCCGCGTCCGGGGGAGCTTCGACCGCCTGACCCTGCGTCAGCCGATCGCGCAGGTGAAGCCGTACCTCCGTCTCGCCGACGCGATGCACGACCAGCGCGAGCTGCACCTCGACCGCGTCGAGGGCACACTGCTCGGCTTCGTCGCGCCGAAGGCGTTCCAGGGCATCAGCGTGGCCGGTCTGCACACCCACTTCGTCGACGTCACCGGCACACTCGGCGGCCACGTCCTCGCCGTCTCGGGTCTCGCCGGCACGCTCGAGGTCGAGCAGTACGGCGGCATCACCGTGCGGCTGCCGGAGTCGGAGGACTACCTCGCCGCGGACCTCGACGAGGACGCGGCGGTCTCGGACGCCGCCATCCGCGCGGTCGAGTCCGATCACGCCCGCTGA
- the nadD gene encoding nicotinate-nucleotide adenylyltransferase produces MTSAASGDPRRPRIGVMGGTFDPIHHGHLVAASEVAQSFDLDEVVFVPTGQPWHKKTVTSAEHRYLMTVIATASNPSFTVSRVDVDRIGTTYTIDTLRDIHAAHPDAELFFITGADAVAQILSWKDYDELWELAHFVAVSRPGHVLNVSGLPAQDVSLLEIPALAISSTDCRSRVNRGRPVWYLVPDGVVQYISKHHLYRSTS; encoded by the coding sequence GTGACGTCCGCCGCGAGCGGCGATCCCCGGCGTCCGCGCATCGGCGTGATGGGCGGAACGTTCGACCCCATCCACCACGGGCACCTCGTCGCGGCGTCCGAGGTCGCGCAGTCGTTCGACCTCGACGAGGTCGTCTTCGTCCCCACCGGGCAGCCCTGGCACAAGAAGACGGTGACCTCCGCCGAGCATCGCTACCTGATGACGGTCATCGCGACCGCCTCGAACCCGAGCTTCACCGTGAGCCGCGTCGACGTCGACCGGATCGGCACCACCTACACGATCGACACCCTGCGCGACATCCACGCCGCGCATCCCGACGCCGAGCTCTTCTTCATCACCGGAGCCGACGCGGTCGCGCAGATCCTGAGCTGGAAGGACTACGACGAGCTCTGGGAGCTCGCGCACTTCGTCGCTGTCAGCAGGCCCGGCCACGTCCTGAACGTTTCGGGATTGCCGGCACAGGACGTATCCTTGTTGGAGATTCCGGCGCTCGCGATTTCCTCGACTGACTGTCGGAGCCGCGTGAACCGGGGTCGTCCGGTCTGGTACCTGGTTCCCGACGGTGTCGTCCAGTACATCTCGAAGCACCATCTGTATCGGAGTACGTCATGA
- a CDS encoding Nif3-like dinuclear metal center hexameric protein, producing MPSLRDVHAVIDRLWPEAAAESWDAPGLVTGDPDSSVERILLTVDVVSDTVREAVGGGYQLLVAHHPLLLRGVTSIAEDGYKGRLLADLIRGGCALVSAHTNADIVADGVSDVIATRLGLTGATPIVPGADPAVGLGRVGELPEEVTLGRLAAAVADLLPATAGGVRAAGGYETAVRRVSLCGGAGDSLLDAPAVRTSDVYITADLRHHPASEAREKALHGTGPALIDVSHWASEWLWLDVAAAALREALPTVAVDVSETRTDPWDFAIVH from the coding sequence ATGCCCTCCCTTCGCGACGTCCACGCCGTCATCGATCGTCTCTGGCCCGAGGCCGCCGCCGAGAGCTGGGACGCACCCGGCCTCGTGACCGGTGACCCCGACTCCTCCGTGGAGCGGATCCTGCTCACGGTCGACGTCGTGTCCGACACCGTGCGCGAGGCGGTCGGCGGCGGCTACCAGCTGCTCGTCGCGCACCACCCGCTCCTCCTGCGCGGCGTGACCTCGATCGCCGAGGACGGCTACAAGGGGAGGCTGCTCGCCGACCTGATCCGCGGCGGCTGCGCCCTGGTCTCGGCGCACACGAACGCCGACATCGTCGCCGACGGGGTGTCGGACGTGATCGCGACCCGCCTCGGCCTGACGGGAGCCACGCCGATCGTGCCCGGCGCCGATCCGGCGGTGGGGCTGGGACGCGTGGGCGAACTGCCCGAGGAGGTGACCCTCGGCCGGCTCGCGGCGGCCGTGGCCGATCTGCTGCCCGCCACCGCCGGGGGAGTGCGCGCCGCCGGAGGGTACGAGACGGCCGTGCGCCGCGTGTCGCTCTGCGGCGGAGCCGGTGACTCCCTCCTGGACGCCCCCGCCGTGCGGACGAGCGACGTCTACATCACGGCCGACCTCCGGCACCACCCGGCGTCGGAGGCGCGCGAGAAGGCCCTCCACGGCACCGGCCCGGCACTCATCGACGTCTCGCACTGGGCGAGCGAGTGGCTCTGGCTCGACGTCGCCGCCGCTGCTCTCCGCGAGGCACTGCCGACCGTCGCGGTCGACGTCAGCGAGACACGCACCGATCCGTGGGATTTCGCGATCGTCCACTGA
- the rpmA gene encoding 50S ribosomal protein L27 → MAHKKGASSTRNGRDSNAQRLGVKRFGGQVVNAGEIIVRQRGTHFHPGANVGRGGDDTLFALSAGAVEFGTKGGRKVVNIVAAAQ, encoded by the coding sequence ATGGCACACAAGAAGGGCGCGAGCTCCACTCGCAACGGTCGTGACTCGAACGCGCAGCGTCTCGGCGTCAAGCGCTTCGGCGGTCAGGTCGTGAACGCAGGCGAGATCATCGTCCGCCAGCGCGGCACCCACTTCCACCCCGGCGCCAACGTCGGACGCGGCGGCGACGACACCCTGTTCGCCCTGTCGGCCGGCGCGGTCGAGTTCGGCACCAAGGGCGGCCGCAAGGTCGTCAACATCGTGGCGGCCGCCCAGTAG
- a CDS encoding DUF4031 domain-containing protein, translated as MAILLDAARWPAHDTLWAHLVSDESLEELHAFARRTGVPERSFDLDHYDVPEERRSELLAAGAIPVGARELVERLLSSGLRVKGRDRETERARRRLSPGTGPH; from the coding sequence ATGGCGATCCTTCTCGACGCGGCGCGGTGGCCGGCCCACGACACGCTCTGGGCGCACCTGGTCAGCGACGAGTCGTTGGAGGAGCTGCACGCGTTCGCGCGGCGCACCGGAGTCCCCGAGCGCAGCTTCGACCTCGACCACTACGACGTCCCCGAGGAGCGCCGATCCGAGCTGCTCGCCGCGGGCGCGATCCCGGTCGGCGCACGCGAACTGGTGGAGCGGCTCCTGAGCAGCGGTCTACGCGTGAAGGGCCGGGACCGGGAGACGGAGAGGGCCCGGCGCCGGCTCTCGCCGGGCACCGGGCCCCACTGA
- the panB gene encoding 3-methyl-2-oxobutanoate hydroxymethyltransferase — MSAQPVKRVRTRHFQNAKDSGVRITGLTSYDQLTARIFDEAGIDFLLVGDSAGNNVLGYDTTLPVTVDELIPFARAVAGAVERAFVVADMPFGSYESGPDDALHTAFRFMKETHAHAVKLEGGVRSAEQIRRIVDAGIPVMAHIGFTPQSEHGLGGHIVQGRGEGLEQLLADARAVEEAGAFAVVLEMVPSEAARRVTEELRIPTIGVGAGPHVDGQLLVWTDFAGFTTGRVPRFVKQYADLRGVLTGAVTAYREDVESGEYPGPEHSYE; from the coding sequence ATGTCAGCGCAGCCCGTGAAACGCGTTCGAACCCGCCACTTCCAGAACGCGAAGGACTCCGGTGTCCGGATCACGGGTCTGACGAGCTACGACCAGCTCACCGCGCGGATCTTCGACGAGGCGGGCATCGACTTCCTCCTGGTGGGCGACTCCGCCGGCAACAACGTGCTCGGCTACGACACGACCCTCCCGGTCACGGTCGACGAGCTGATCCCCTTCGCGCGTGCGGTCGCCGGAGCGGTGGAGCGGGCCTTCGTCGTCGCCGACATGCCGTTCGGCTCCTACGAGTCGGGCCCGGACGACGCACTGCACACGGCGTTCCGCTTCATGAAGGAGACGCATGCCCACGCGGTCAAGCTCGAGGGCGGGGTGCGCTCGGCCGAGCAGATCCGCCGGATCGTCGACGCGGGCATCCCCGTGATGGCGCACATCGGCTTCACTCCGCAGAGCGAGCACGGACTGGGCGGCCACATCGTGCAGGGGCGAGGCGAGGGCCTCGAGCAGCTGCTCGCCGACGCTCGCGCGGTGGAGGAGGCCGGCGCGTTCGCTGTCGTGCTCGAGATGGTGCCGAGCGAGGCGGCCCGCCGGGTCACCGAGGAGCTCCGCATCCCGACGATCGGAGTGGGTGCCGGACCGCACGTGGACGGTCAGCTGCTCGTCTGGACGGACTTCGCCGGCTTCACCACCGGCCGCGTCCCCCGCTTCGTCAAGCAGTACGCCGACCTGCGGGGCGTGCTCACCGGGGCGGTCACCGCCTACCGTGAGGACGTCGAGTCCGGGGAGTACCCCGGCCCCGAGCACAGCTACGAGTAG
- a CDS encoding zinc ribbon domain-containing protein: MKASPADQRELLTLQTLDTRGAQLRHAIATLPQIAKIQALQARNNETRRTLAERLGRLEDVRTELGRIESDVGVVEKRLARDRDRLQTASSAKDIAALEGEITSLVKRRGDLEDIELTLMERIEGIDAEVAAAQAERDEVVAALDTLAEEKDAQAEKLAGKQDALARDRAALVEKIPVDLVELYETQRARYGVGAALLRGKVSEGSGVALTESDLSWIRASAPDDVVLCPDSGCILVRGDESTLA; encoded by the coding sequence GTGAAAGCCAGCCCCGCCGACCAGCGCGAGCTACTGACCCTGCAGACTCTCGACACGCGAGGCGCGCAGCTGCGCCACGCGATCGCCACGCTGCCGCAGATCGCGAAGATCCAGGCCCTGCAGGCGCGCAACAACGAGACCCGCCGAACCCTCGCCGAGCGTCTCGGTCGTCTCGAGGACGTCCGCACCGAACTGGGCCGGATCGAGTCCGACGTCGGCGTGGTCGAGAAGCGGCTCGCCCGCGACCGCGACCGCCTGCAGACCGCCTCGTCGGCGAAGGACATCGCCGCTCTCGAGGGCGAGATCACTTCGCTGGTGAAGCGACGCGGCGACCTCGAGGACATCGAGCTGACCCTGATGGAGCGCATCGAGGGCATCGACGCCGAGGTCGCCGCCGCTCAGGCTGAGCGCGACGAGGTCGTCGCCGCACTCGACACCCTCGCCGAGGAGAAGGACGCCCAGGCCGAGAAGCTGGCGGGCAAGCAGGACGCGCTCGCCCGCGACCGCGCCGCGCTCGTCGAGAAGATCCCCGTCGACCTCGTCGAGCTCTACGAGACGCAGCGCGCCCGCTACGGGGTCGGAGCCGCCCTCCTGCGCGGCAAGGTGTCCGAGGGCAGCGGAGTCGCTCTGACCGAGTCCGATCTGTCGTGGATCCGCGCGAGCGCTCCCGACGACGTCGTGCTCTGCCCGGACAGCGGCTGCATCCTCGTCCGCGGGGACGAGTCGACGCTCGCCTGA
- the ppgK gene encoding polyphosphate--glucose phosphotransferase: protein MTSSTTAIGIDIGGTGIKGAFVDLDAGALLSERVKLATPEGGRPKDIIAVVTQIIDALPDVAADTPVGICFPAAVVHGRTMSAANVSDEWIGLEAEKLFEDAIGRDIFFVNDADAAGYAEARFGAAKDKPGLVLMTTLGTGIGTAQIYNGVLIPNAELGHLEIHGGDYEKKASFAAKEREDLDYKHWAKRLQRYYSHLEALLWPDLFIVGGGISKHYKEFLPLLDLRTPIVPAELRNNAGILGAAALAGGGVHS from the coding sequence ATGACTTCATCGACGACGGCCATCGGCATCGACATCGGTGGGACCGGGATCAAGGGCGCGTTCGTCGACCTCGATGCAGGCGCCCTCCTCAGCGAGCGCGTGAAGCTCGCGACCCCCGAGGGCGGACGGCCGAAGGACATCATCGCCGTCGTCACGCAGATCATCGACGCCCTTCCGGACGTGGCTGCCGACACCCCGGTGGGCATCTGCTTCCCGGCCGCCGTCGTGCACGGCAGGACGATGTCCGCGGCCAACGTCTCGGACGAGTGGATCGGCCTCGAGGCCGAGAAGCTGTTCGAGGACGCGATCGGCCGCGACATCTTCTTCGTGAACGACGCCGACGCTGCCGGCTACGCCGAGGCGCGGTTCGGCGCGGCGAAGGACAAGCCGGGGCTCGTGCTGATGACCACCCTCGGCACCGGCATCGGCACCGCTCAGATCTACAACGGCGTGCTCATCCCCAACGCCGAGCTGGGCCACCTCGAGATCCACGGCGGCGACTACGAGAAGAAGGCGTCCTTCGCCGCCAAGGAGCGCGAGGACCTCGACTACAAGCACTGGGCGAAGCGGCTCCAGCGCTACTACTCCCACCTCGAGGCGCTTCTCTGGCCCGACCTCTTCATCGTCGGCGGCGGCATCTCGAAGCACTACAAGGAGTTCCTGCCGCTGCTGGACCTCCGGACCCCCATCGTGCCTGCAGAACTCCGCAACAACGCGGGGATCCTCGGGGCTGCCGCACTCGCCGGAGGCGGCGTCCACTCCTGA
- a CDS encoding LamG-like jellyroll fold domain-containing protein, with protein sequence MSPHDDAAGRASSTSSSLRRRTIVGGALSGALALGAATLPATAASAAPIRGLPGEISRKINVPTQNKRVLYDNLVVSIGGDSARIFIPQSVKPNQTTPVPVIWFIHSAQADHNSLNSVFKYPAELAVEKGAIAICQTLGGTLWTNDTAQGHQRNGYAYLSGLFPIRASYMWSLSAGGALACENYGSKVIPGINGLYLVNGVYDLRDIHDRSLRGRISIGDAFGSTAQIDAHNPKRLPSSAWAGTNIRVVVSDADHVDTSVPPTLHGLALVAKAKSTAKEASVRYHTLGHNPPSWANQDGIDAIFRWHAALGTTTPPTTTPVAVPAPVARWDFAQTSGPFTASNGAFPLSQIGSTAAATIATPFGRGLALKGSSALAVPKASVGALNRGAGSGKVTVAAWVRQNDPNTGCVAGVWSDSAGAAGRSYGLFYDVSSYGGADRACFYVSRSGGATPGYPYPRDYSATKTLMTPGVWQLHVGTYDGAVATSYLNGVASAYPSFTDSTGATYARNPYAFSSGLNPLPADFTVGASRTGGVLGNFAIADVARLRVWDVALTAAQVKAIYTQESALL encoded by the coding sequence ATGTCCCCCCACGACGACGCCGCGGGTCGCGCATCCTCCACCTCCTCCTCCCTCCGGCGGCGGACCATCGTCGGCGGGGCGCTCTCCGGTGCTCTCGCGCTGGGAGCCGCGACGCTTCCCGCCACGGCCGCCTCCGCAGCTCCGATCCGCGGTCTGCCCGGCGAGATCAGCCGCAAGATCAACGTGCCGACGCAGAACAAGCGCGTGCTCTACGACAACCTCGTCGTCTCCATCGGCGGCGACTCGGCACGGATCTTCATCCCGCAGAGCGTGAAGCCGAACCAGACGACCCCGGTGCCGGTCATCTGGTTCATCCACTCGGCGCAGGCCGACCACAACTCGCTGAACAGCGTCTTCAAGTACCCCGCCGAGCTGGCGGTCGAGAAGGGCGCGATCGCGATCTGCCAGACCCTCGGCGGCACGCTCTGGACGAACGACACGGCGCAGGGCCACCAGCGCAACGGCTACGCCTACCTGTCCGGCCTGTTCCCGATCCGCGCGAGCTACATGTGGTCGCTGTCGGCCGGCGGAGCGCTCGCCTGCGAGAACTACGGCTCCAAGGTCATCCCCGGCATCAACGGCCTCTACCTCGTCAACGGCGTCTACGACCTCCGCGACATCCACGACCGCTCGCTCCGCGGCCGGATCTCGATCGGCGACGCCTTCGGCAGCACCGCGCAGATCGACGCGCACAACCCCAAGCGCCTGCCCTCCTCCGCGTGGGCCGGGACGAACATCCGCGTGGTCGTCTCCGATGCCGACCACGTCGACACGAGCGTCCCGCCGACGCTGCACGGCCTCGCTCTCGTCGCCAAGGCGAAGTCGACGGCCAAGGAGGCGAGCGTGCGCTACCACACGCTCGGCCACAACCCGCCGTCGTGGGCCAATCAAGACGGCATCGACGCCATCTTCCGCTGGCACGCCGCGCTCGGGACGACCACCCCGCCCACGACGACGCCCGTGGCCGTCCCGGCCCCGGTGGCCCGATGGGACTTCGCGCAGACGTCCGGCCCCTTCACCGCCTCCAACGGCGCGTTCCCGCTCTCGCAGATCGGATCGACCGCGGCGGCGACGATCGCGACCCCCTTCGGCCGCGGGCTCGCCCTCAAGGGCTCCTCGGCCCTCGCGGTGCCGAAGGCCTCGGTCGGCGCGCTCAACCGTGGCGCGGGCTCCGGCAAGGTCACCGTCGCCGCGTGGGTGCGGCAGAACGACCCGAACACCGGCTGCGTCGCCGGCGTGTGGAGCGACTCCGCGGGCGCGGCGGGCCGCTCCTACGGCCTCTTCTACGACGTGAGCAGCTATGGTGGCGCGGATCGCGCCTGCTTCTACGTCTCCCGCTCGGGAGGAGCCACGCCGGGCTACCCGTATCCGCGCGACTACTCCGCGACGAAGACGCTCATGACTCCCGGGGTCTGGCAGCTCCACGTCGGCACCTACGACGGCGCCGTCGCGACCAGCTACCTCAACGGTGTCGCCTCCGCGTACCCGTCGTTCACCGACTCCACCGGGGCGACCTACGCGCGGAACCCCTACGCCTTCAGCTCCGGCCTCAACCCCCTGCCGGCCGACTTCACCGTCGGCGCGAGCCGGACCGGCGGCGTGCTCGGCAACTTCGCGATCGCGGACGTGGCGCGGCTGCGGGTCTGGGACGTCGCCCTGACGGCCGCGCAGGTCAAGGCGATCTACACCCAGGAGTCGGCCCTCCTCTGA